A window from Plasmodium gaboni strain SY75 chromosome 9, whole genome shotgun sequence encodes these proteins:
- a CDS encoding putative chaperone (part of same gene as PGSY75_0920100B~gap found within coding sequence) has protein sequence MRKIKYLSILWKHKKINIFNHKNYYTNNLAQKFFHSHKNNLDNNNYNGTNLSQKNKVKNVKCPKCNSNISTDIVSFNCQVCKALFNVDIFKNFNIFELFNIEANYDIDKNHLKKKFNEIQNIYHPDKNAQNVE, from the exons atgAGAAAAATAAAGTACTTATCCATATTGTGGaaacacaaaaaaattaatatctttaatcataaaaattattacaCGAATAATTTAGCTCAAAAATTTTTCCACAGTCATAAAAACAATCTAG ataataataattataatggAACCAATTTAAGTCAAAAGAATAAAGTGAAGAATGTTAAATGTCCAAAATGTAATAGCAACATTAGTACTGATATAGTATCTTTTAATTGTcaa GTGTGTAAGGCGTTATTTAATGTTgacatttttaaaaattttaacATTTTTGAACTCTTCAATAT AGAAGCAAACTACGATATTGATAAaaatcatttaaaaaaaaagttcaatgaaattcaaaatatatatcatccAGATAAAAATGCCCAAAACGTAGAA
- a CDS encoding putative chaperone (part of same gene as PGSY75_0920100A~gap found within coding sequence) — translation SSYLNNAYRTLSNDVERALYLLKIEYNYMISEDECMDDDEFLSEIIKINVEISKPDANIELLTREYKQKYEDYSKEIKLHFKEKNFNNILNVLKKLKFINRVLERLQNI, via the exons TCTAGTTATCTTAATAATGCATATAGGACTTTATCAAACGATGTTGAACGGgcattatatttattgaaaATAGAATACAACTATATG atatCAGAGGATGAATGCATGGATGATGATGAATTTCTATCagaaattataaaa atTAATGTTGAAATCAGTAAACCAGATGCGAACATTGAATTATTAACAAG ggaatataaacaaaaatatgaggattattcaaaagaaataaaattacATTTCAAGGAAAAG aattttaataatatattgaatgTGCTGAAGAAGTTAAAGTTCATAAATAGAGTGCTTGAAAGActacaaaatatataa
- a CDS encoding putative regulator of chromosome condensation — translation MVSTDKKGSKIHVFLINNPKESDKEKNNELSHTKDNNISNENKDNINEKSIYNNEENVRGEKKSCNEYKNNERVEEIITHKIYHPQVKIVKVSCGKQIIGFLSASGRIYCWHLNELNDFDKNVPYLLVDNIIKHKSIHDVSCGHNHIAFLSKEGELFTYGDNTYGQLGITYNINNNTNNCTTDSNSNSNSNNINVDGCDDGILDINTYNKLYNNNNNYYNHKLKNYKKYKVHKVNTQNNIVKCVYASEKFTLFLSIDGILYGVGLINEHILKSDMNKNKINKILIKPHVINTNNISFKKIAIGPNFLLGIDMHNDVYSWGKNEQGVLGHNNNLNDSDYPKKIENLAKANFISAGKICICKTSEDDIYIWGDIYGNKPNLIKNKFDSMHINNNFIIGISPQKNIWVKNIHNMSHGYYINNLQINLCSSYDNLIIGVENLDGNPKDNYNKHLNVSISQTKSEISHIQNVTQNDKEHDELHAHISDKKNSIDIVNTVISMTSDEAKGNDQRGTPSDNMDDIKDEKIENMEKMEKMEKIENMEKMEKIEKMEKIEKMEKMEKIDDNKRNGEHQPNDDNHISDKNIHSSQDVILTNNNYSQNSDEKNIHNKKLDDTFKESNTQFHKEKEIYSFFTNDVYEKNSFLHNDNKSSMQNKKETTLLEDTLKENKTNISINNNDMNNKCNDYNTPNINRNDNNINAYTNDDIKLSILNVENKSVDININNNESEKGDKYNKDVDNINIDLTKNILENNFKNDNLKNKNSVTINDVETDIEEYKFNSKQSDVVNNYSSDDKDTTKSNYEGIPVIEVQDDEYKDDDELDDEYDDEYDDEDDNDDDHHDDDNKYHILNYDDDTNNEYEDEESFLSTNFYGEKNDSDDIDHKNIIIINKKVSDKDNVVLKSSLKKSPSSNSIKKSVSFSKYVYDLAKNNYEPMNFNSFDDISVSEFDHDETTSVKISDQIYAQSTNKIYEKEMNDTSDNTLDTINNYQSKFEMNDNLKEKKDNESNDLLNIPHQNEAIQINHVITDMNKNTTLKEQLKNDNYYNEDEQENINEDKYKIGVSNLGTDNINNKCNVSTNLDSIIEYSDEKRLQIHKKSLNNNIRTKKQSSNFMKEENKGSYNILYPNNNNNNNNDNYEENHVDSYIPSNCDTNKNVEEEKNNSFFHINEKINDNININDRNQFNLDDNNNNFVSIEKKKKNIYTEGFIRNNCNNNIYHNNYEPFNISTLSNNNHVNMMENKIKVIYFKNHKYKNILKNLHKIYGRNYDYLNIRRRKNIKFELTNYNYNYNINVLKIKHSMKKIKKGVITHKKMYELLKKLKNKDHMIKLFYNHLYLIKQRDEHILRIKNYKVRYLNKGNHICNKQHTNNIFKKKTNMSFFSLNQEHYSNHNLNMNSPNIISIDHINSDIQKNKWNEYNKNIDDSNNNMMLKEKKKKNTKDKNANVTKKNSSCILSDNYILSSDDKKIKRIKKIKKNIQHDKNNKNNLLLYDKKYIYDNIKKPLCVDEKKWTSNIIEIKKNDEHVNIKNNDGNNIVNKRSTSLETRKNKVVDIKYKDHLNDLRTQVNNKGKKNKIDKENDTINSDNLSSTMKKKKKNMVTSKKKIKTTKNGIITNKRSNSIILANELTEKKNIKRKNEYDDTSKKLSFMSCLNVNTQNKNYSSIINNINNNNNKRNEKKIPLKMKRNSSATFTHNLNDHKNDDDIYNSVSKIKNGNYYSDSDRRNKSSDYVENMSMLNNPFIENQMNKKIEYEIYSNNNITKNQIKNEENKINSSYFDEINKEDSSLSLYDNINYCKTKIHDDNNIHHINPSDYNMKKNKLHTQQNVYPLIKQKKTEKNLQTMSSSNLTKKVKEKTQKKKNKIDDEHMNIVNQQETDIVLFDDEDKKIKKNKKQNDNITINKDTKKKLLKKLWTEIEDMKNNMIEKKKKEKNIYNKNDDINNNNNNNYYNNNNNNHFNISEHKSNHDNILINKNHLDNYNKLNNNVKDDTQNEVENKNKKKYMMLLSNIKEKLYKNKMNEEKKHKKYIRKIYKNMKDIYNEYNNIKKEKEDAKKSIEYLKFLLENTVIKSNEMLRINKNSFENYIEKIQKENNFLKSELDEESYQHHYDLQQLVCKLKELEKSKEEAIKSNEEYNKKIVDLCAECDNLKKKEMELNKTIDDQKIHIEKEKKKKKYILKKIENALKTWEYDYNMLKDKYNNLISSNEQVINNNEILKNEINKLKDEVSNKENIIHNKIDEINHINQKYISLSKELKIKNESLLDESDIVYKYKNMEEYYKKNIDNLQNELLSKQNQLTYKDKRILYLQDEQKDYLKKYFNISKGLNNIMHKLKESYNINIKNEEYVEKNLNNFITTIINNLEDIKEFKTNDKLKHKIIHIVDNTLKSNKLLSLHSYNIISDHKGLLKSTNGLNISQHMKENDITNKKNTNRNNKNNNNNKKNDTNYDTNQDDILNANTNNILASSINSKNQHLQKIVIEEMDDILNLLEEIKENKLSQNDLVSIKNETDQVTNEFININKDENHFDNSQEFNSHNIYDDHHCYIDSNEHNDSLNNIYDQGIQNNVTCNKNIKWEKMKYKNINNNVHNNIRQTKNKMNKSEINSDISNIYDDTIKHNDYYDKNDELLKTGAQQTNGDVTFSNVRKKYKNEEGINKIGNGKHINPSNLEHANSNGANNKKHDEKYSRTQIRELSSYDIKSHMSNNQKENLKGVIQNKTSSYIKKNKEKELKENETEEKRNLAQERNRDNNFQSDDIDYFKNKDYSDDHNFLDVQSFCDDQNICDDQNICDVQSFCDDQNICDDQNICDDQNICDDQNICDDQNICDDQDIYEDQDIYEDQNICDDKDIYDD, via the coding sequence atgGTTTCTACTGACAAAAAAGGTAGCAAAATACATGTGTTTCTTATAAATAATCCTAAGGAAAGtgataaagaaaaaaacaatGAATTAAGTCATAcaaaagataataatataagcaatgaaaataaagataatataaatgaaaagagtatatataataatgaagaaaatgtaagaggtgaaaaaaaaagttgtaatgaatataaaaataatgagAGAGTTGAAGAAATCATTACTCATAAAATTTATCACCCACAAGTGAAAATTGTAAAGGTTAGCTGTGGAAAGCAAATAATTGGTTTTCTGTCAGCATCTGGAAGGATATATTGTTGGCACTTGAATGAATTAAATGATTTTGATAAGAATGTTCCATATTTATTAgttgataatataataaaacataagTCAATACATGATGTTAGTTGTGGTCATAATCATATAGCCTTTTTGTCTAAAGAAGGTGAATTGTTTACATATGGTGATAATACATATGGGCAATTAGgaataacatataatataaataacaataCTAATAATTGCACTACTGatagtaatagtaatagtaatagtaataatattaatgttGATGGTTGTGATGACGGCATTCttgatataaatacatataacaaattatataataataataataattattataatcacaaattaaaaaattataaaaaatataaagtaCACAAGGTAAATacacaaaataatattgtcAAATGTGTATATGCATCAGAAAAATTCACACTATTCTTATCAATAGATGGTATTTTATATGGTGTGGGtttaataaatgaacaTATACTTAAAAGCgatatgaataaaaataaaattaataaaatattaataaaaccacatgttataaatacaaataatatatcttttaaaaaaattgcTATAGGTCCTAATTTTCTTCTAGGTATTGATATGCATAATGATGTATATTCATGGggaaaaaatgaacaagGAGTATTAGgacataataataatttaaatgattCTGATTATCctaaaaaaatagaaaatcTAGCTAAAGCAAACTTTATAAGTGCAGgaaaaatatgtatatgtaaaaCTTCTGAggatgatatatatatatgggGTGATATTTATGGTAATAAACCAAATTTAATTAAGAATAAATTTGATTCTATgcatattaataataattttattattggTATATCCccacaaaaaaatatctgggtaaaaaatattcataatatgTCACATGGctattatattaataatcTTCAAATAAACCTATGTTCATcatatgataatttaataatagGAGTAGAAAATTTGGATGGAAACCCTAAAGACAATTATAACAAACATCTTAATGTTTCAATTAGCCAAACGAAAAGTGAAATAAGTCATATACAAAATGTTACTCAAAATGATAAGGAACATGATGAGTTGCATGCACATATTTCggataaaaaaaattccATCGATATTGTCAATACGGTTATTAGTATGACGTCAGATGAGGCCAAGGGGAATGATCAAAGGGGTACTCCATCAGATAATATGgatgatataaaagatgaaaaaattgaaaatatggaaaaaatggaaaaaatggaaaaaattgaaaatatggaaaaaatggaaaaaattgaaaaaatggagaaaattgaaaaaatggaaaaaatggaaaaaatTGATGACAACAAAAGAAATGGTGAACACCAACCCAATGATGATAACCATATTTCTGATAAGAATATCCATTCATCACAAGACGTCATattaacaaataataattattctCAAAATAGTGATGAGAAAAATATCCATAATAAAAAACTTGATGATACTTTTAAAGAATCAAATACACAATTTcataaagaaaaagaaatatattctttttttacaaatgatgtatatgaaaaaaatagttttctacataatgataataaaagtaGCATGCAAAATAAGAAAGAAACAACCTTATTAGAAGATAcattaaaagaaaataaaacaaacatttctattaataataatgatatgaataataaatgtaatgattataatacACCTAATATTAACAggaatgataataatataaatgcTTACAcaaatgatgatataaaattgTCTATATTAAATGTTGAAAACAAATCTGTAGATatcaatataaataataatgaaagTGAAAAGGgtgataaatataataaagatgttgataatataaatatagatctaacaaaaaatatattggAAAATAACTTcaaaaatgataatttaaaaaataaaaatagtgTTACTATAAATGATGTAGAAACTGATAtagaagaatataaatttaattcAAAACAAAGTGATGTTgttaataattattcaaGTGATGATAAGGATACAACAAAAAGTAATTATGAAGGTATACCCGTAATAGAAGTGCAAgatgatgaatataaagATGATGATGAATTAGATGATGAATATGATGATGAATATGACGATGAAGACGACAATGACGACGATCATCAcgatgatgataataaatatcatattcttaattatgatgatgataCAAATAACGAATATGAAGATGAAGAAAGCTTTTTATCTACAAATTTTTAtggagaaaaaaatgacTCAGATGATATAgatcataaaaatattattataattaataaaaaagtatCAGACAAAGATAATGTCGTTTTAAAATCatctttaaaaaaatctCCAAGTAGTAattctataaaaaaaagtgtATCGTTTTctaaatatgtatatgatTTAGCTAAGAATAATTATGAGCCTATGaattttaattcatttGATGATATTAGTGTATCCGAATTTGATCATGACGAAACCACAAGTGTTAAAATATCTGATCAGATATATGCTCAAtcaacaaataaaatatatgaaaaagaaatgaatGATACTAGTGATAATACTTTAGatacaataaataattatcaaTCCAAATTTGAAATGaatgataatttaaaggaaaaaaaagacaATGAAAGTAAcgatttattaaatattcCCCATCAAAATGAAGCTATTCAAATAAATCATGTCATAACagatatgaataaaaataccACTCTAAAGGAgcaattaaaaaatgataacTACTATAATGAGGACGAACAAGAgaatataaatgaagataaatataaaattgGTGTAAGTAATTTAGGCActgataatataaacaataaatGTAATGTATCAACGAATTTGGATAGTATTATAGAATATTCTGATGAAAAAAGATTAcaaatacataaaaaaagtTTAAACAACAATATTAGAACAAAAAAACAGTCAAGTAATTTTATGAAGGAAGAAAATAAAGgttcatataatattttatatccaaacaataataataataataataatgataacTATGAAGAGAATCATGTCGATTCATATATTCCTTCAAATTGTGATACTAATAAAAATGTggaagaagaaaaaaacaattctttttttcatataaatgaaaagataaatgataatataaacataaacGATAGGAACCAATTTAATTTggatgataataataataattttgtatccattgaaaagaaaaaaaaaaatatatatacagAAGGTTTCATCAGAAataattgtaataataatatatatcataataattatgagCCTTTTAATATATCCACATTGTCTAATAACAATCATGTTAATATGatggaaaataaaataaaagtaatatattttaaaaaccataaatataagaatattttaaaaaatctacataaaatatatggtAGAAACTATGATTATCTTAATATtagaagaagaaaaaatataaaatttgaattaacaaattataattataattataatattaatgttttaaaaattaaacacagtatgaagaaaataaagaaagGTGTGATAACACACAAAAAAATGTATGAATTGctaaaaaaattaaagaacAAAGATCatatgataaaattattttacaatcatttgtatttaataaaacaaagggatgaacatattttaagaataaagaattataaagtaagatatttaaataaagGGAATCACATTTGTAATAAACAacatacaaataatatttttaaaaagaaaacaaatatgtcttttttttctttaaatcAAGAACACTATTCAAATCATAATTTGAATATGAATTCACCTAATATTATAAGCATCGATCATATAAATAGtgatatacaaaaaaataaatggaatgaatataataaaaatatagatgatagtaataataatatgatgttgaaagaaaaaaagaaaaaaaatacaaaagACAAAAATGCAAATGTGACAAAAAAGAATAGTTCTTGCATTCTTTCagataattatatattatctagtgatgataaaaaaataaaaagaataaaaaaaataaaaaaaaatatacaacatgataaaaataataaaaacaatcttttattatatgacaaaaaatatatatatgataatattaagaaaCCATTATGTGtagatgaaaaaaaatggacATCTAATATCattgaaataaaaaaaaatgatgaacatgttaatataaaaaataatgatggtaataatattgttaaTAAAAGGAGTACATCACTTGaaacaagaaaaaataaagtaGTAGATATTAAATATAAGGATCATTTAAATGATTTAAGAACACAAGTTAATaataaaggaaaaaaaaataaaatagataaagaaaatgataCAATTAATTCAGATAATTTGTCTTCAAcaatgaagaagaaaaaaaaaaatatggttacatcaaaaaaaaaaataaagacTACAAAAAATGGAATAATTACAAATAAAAGAAGTAATTCGATTATATTAGCAAATGAATTgacagaaaaaaaaaatataaaaagaaaaaatgaatatgatgatacttcaaaaaaattatcatttatgTCTTGTTTAAATGTTAATacacaaaataaaaattattcttcaattattaataatattaataataataataataaaaggaATGAGAAAAAGATACCCTTAAAAATGAAGAGAAACTCATCAGCAACATTTACTCATAATTTGAATGatcataaaaatgatgatgacatatataattccgtctcaaaaataaaaaatggTAATTATTATTCCGATTCAGatagaagaaataaatCTTCTGATTATGTTGAGAATATGAGCATGTTAAATAACCCCTTTATTGAGAATCAGATGAATAAGAAAATagaatatgaaatatatagtaacaataatataactaagaatcaaataaaaaatgaagaaaataaaattaattcTTCATATTTTGATGAGATAAATAAAGAGGATTCAAGTCTTTCTTTATATGacaatataaattattgtaaaacaaaaattcatgatgataataatattcacCATATTAATCCTAGtgattataatatgaagaaaaataaattacaTACACAACAAAATGTATATCCACTTATTaaacaaaagaaaacaGAAAAAAATCTACAAACTATGTCAAGTAGCAACCTTACAAAGAAAGTTAAAGAAAAAACtcaaaagaaaaaaaataaaattgatGATGAGCATATGAATATTGTGAATCAACAAGAAACAgatattgttttatttgatgatgaagataaaaagataaaaaagaataagaaacaaaatgataatattactattaataAGGATACTAAAAAGAagttattaaaaaaattatggACAGAAATAGAAGAcatgaaaaataatatgatcgaaaaaaaaaaaaaagaaaaaaatatatacaacaaaaatgatgatattaacaataataataataataattattataataataataataacaaccATTTTAATATTAGTGAACATAAAAGTAAtcatgataatatattaataaataaaaatcatcttgataattataataagCTTAATAACAATGTAAAAGATGATACACAGAATGAAGTcgaaaataaaaataagaaaaagTATATGATGCTACTATCAAATATAAAGgagaaattatataaaaataaaatgaacgaagaaaaaaaacataagaaatatataagaaaaatatataagaatatgaaagatatttataatgaatataataatattaagaaagaaaaagaagatgCAAAAAAAAGTATCGAATATCTGAAATTTTTATTAGAAAATACTGTTATAAAAAGTAATGAGATGCTTcgaattaataaaaattcatttgaaaattatatagaaaagatacaaaaagaaaataattttttaaaaagcGAATTAGATGAAGAATCATATCAACATCATTATGACTTACAACAACTAGTTTGTAAATTAAAAGAACTAGAAAAGTCTAAAGAAGAAGCTATAAAATCaaatgaagaatataataaaaagattGTTGATTTATGTGCTGAGTgtgataatttaaaaaaaaaagaaatggAATTAAACAAAACTATAGATGATCAGAAAATACatatagaaaaagaaaaaaaaaaaaaaaaatatattttaaaaaaaatagaaaatgCTTTAAAAACATGGGAGTATGATTACAATATgttaaaagataaatataataatttaatatcATCAAATGAACAagttataaataataatgaaatattaaaaaatgaaattaataaattgAAAGATGAAGTGTctaataaagaaaatataattcataaTAAGATAGATGAAattaatcatataaatcaaaaatatatatcattatcaaaagaattgaaaataaaaaatgaatcTTTACTTGATGAATCTGATATtgtttataaatataaaaatatggaagaatattataaaaaaaatatagataatttacagaatgaattattatcaaaacAAAACCAATTAACATATAAAGATAAACGTATCTTATATTTACAAGATGAACAAAAagattatttaaaaaaatattttaatatatccaaaggattaaataatattatgcataaattaaaagaaagttataatattaatatcaaaaatgaagaatatgtagaaaaaaatcttaataattttattactactattataaacaatttagaagatattaaagaatttaaaacaaatgataaattaaaacataaaattattcatatagTTGATAATACTTTAAAGAgtaataaattattatctcttcatagttataatattatatctgATCACAAAGGGCTACTAAAATCAACGAATGGATTAAATATATCTCAACATATgaaagaaaatgatattaCAAATAAGAAGAATACAAATAGAaacaacaaaaataataataataataaaaaaaatgatacTAATTATGATACTAATCAAGatgatattttaaatgCTAACACAAATAATATACTCGCCTCTTCTATTAATTCAAAGAATCAACATCTCCAAAAAATTGTTATAGAAGAAATGgatgatatattaaatttgttagaagaaattaaagaaaataaattatctCAAAACGATTTAGTatctataaaaaatgaaacaGACCAAGTAACAAatgaatttataaatattaataagGACGAAAATCATTTTGATAACTCTCAAGAATTTAATAgtcataatatatatgatgatCATCATTGTTATATAGATTCTAATGAACACAATGACTCTCTAAATAATATCTATGATCAAGGCatacaaaataatgtaacatgtaataagaatattaaatgggaaaaaatgaaatataaaaatattaataataatgtgcacaataatataagacaaaccaaaaataaaatgaataaatcAGAAATTAATAGTGATAtatctaatatatatgatgatacaataaaacataacgactattatgataaaaatgatgagCTACTAAAAACGGGTGCACAACAAACAAATGGTGATGTGACATTTTCAAATgttagaaaaaaatataaaaatgaagaaggaataaataaaattggTAATGGAAAGCATATAAATCCTTCTAATCTAGAACATGCGAATAGTAATGGTGctaataataaaaaacacgatgaaaaatattcaaGAACACAAATAAGAGAATTAAGTTCTTATGATATCAAAAGTCATATGAGTAATAATCAGAAAGAAAACCTCAAAGGAGTGATACAAAATAAAACGAGCagttatataaaaaaaaataaagaaaaagaactaaaagaaaatgaaacGGAAGAAAAAAGGAACCTCGCTCAAGAAAGGAATAGGGATAATAACTTCCAAAGTGATGATATAgattattttaaaaataaagattATTCTGATgatcataattttttggATGTCCAAAGTTTTTGTGATGACCAAAACATTTGTGATGACCAAAATATTTGTGATGTCCAAAGTTTTTGTGATGACCAAAATATTTGTGATGACCAAAACATTTGTGATGACCAAAACATTTGTGATGACCAAAATATTTGTGATGACCAAAATATTTGTGATGACCAAGATATTTATGAGGACCAAGATATTTATGAGGACCAAAACATTTGTGATGACAAAGATATTTATGATGACCA
- a CDS encoding putative long chain fatty acid elongation enzyme: protein MSIINKYYWTPQKGRELAIKYEKIILMISLLYIPCILMLQRIMKHRKEKNMKHLKILWNLSLSLLSFIGVLLITIYDKNILKYIIVEESEYSPETRAVISIFTLTKVVEYGDTIFLILKKKKLTFLHSYHHLSVVLYCLYSQKILVSHAHYFVLLNLLVHSIMYFYFAFIYIFPHILIKIRKFITCLQIFQMFAGIYISYYAIKNVDNPIFVSNAIGSFILYLSYAVLFLNFYFSNYYRNIKSNVATYLISVHILAIIGFIMICKSKDILRLFIEVSIGSFFTLTLLNLSFYINKHYYQNVRNRIIHNNMTEEKILLRRYKTKYYSNMALLKIITIKLIKTILLCFNGIATYAHDHIFLFVNFYSQKIKQMTNDSVHDINGKNEDSKIYSDNKTYDCDKIYNKEKNENDESLHNDDLQKGIRNVSDQRTYKHRNNNNHHHNNNMNYYGVHNIYEQNKNNKINYIRTFIKNIYNSSIIFYIISKQPNEYILYPHLDNRKREKKKKVIDNSNTESTKLTTSSSSSISLKQTNKNINPFYIIKYIFKNYLFYIVSLILPIYYGLKVYNDALLGLCVHGALRWIIEIHSTKIFNKTGKIHSQ from the coding sequence ATGAGTATCATCAACAAATATTATTGGACGCCTCAAAAAGGAAGAGAACTTGCaattaaatatgaaaaaattattttaatgatatctctattatatataccaTGTATTTTAATGCTACAGAGAATAATGAAACatagaaaagaaaagaatatgaaacatttaaaaatattatggAATTTAAGTTTATCCTTGTTATCTTTTATAGGTGTATTATTAATAACTATATATGATAAGaatatattgaaatatataattgtagAAGAATCCGAATATAGCCCAGAAACAAGAGCTGTTATATCAATATTTACACTTACAAAAGTAGTAGAATATGGTGatacaatatttttaatattgaaaaaaaagaagtTAACTTTCTTACATAGTTATCATCATTTAAGTGttgtattatattgtttatattcTCAAAAGATTTTAGTTTCACATGCacattattttgtattattaaatttattagTACATAgtattatgtatttttattttgcctttatatatatatttccacatatattaataaagaTAAGAAAGTTTATAACATGTCTACAAATATTTCAAATGTTTGCtggtatatatatatcttacTATGCTATTAAGAATGTAGACAATCCAATATTTGTAAGTAATGCAATAGGaagttttattttatatttatcatatgCTGTACTCTTTTTAAATTTCTATTTCTCAAATtattatagaaatattaaaagtaATGTAGCCACATATTTAATAAGTGTACATATATTAGCTATTATAGGatttattatgatatgTAAAAGTAAAGATATCTTACGTTTATTTATTGAAGTGTCTATAGGTTCTTTCTTTACATTAACACTTTTAaatttatctttttatattaataaacattattatcaaaacGTAAGAAACAGAATAATACACAATAATATGACggaagaaaaaatattacttagaagatataaaacaaaatattattctaATATGGctcttttaaaaataattacTATAAAGTTGATAAAAACAATTTTGTTGTGTTTTAATGGTATAGCTACCTATGCTCATGatcatatttttctctttgttaatttttattcacaaaaaattaaacaaaTGACCAATGATTCTGTGCATGATATTAATGGAAAAAACGAAGATTCTAAAATTTatagtgataataaaacatatgattgtgacaaaatatataataaagaaaaaaacgAAAATGATGAATCTCTTCATAATGATGATTTGCAAAAAGGTATAAGAAATGTATCAGACCAAAGAACCTACAAAcatagaaataataataatcatcatcataataataatatgaattattatggagttcataatatatatgaacaaaataagaataacaaaataaacTATATACGTAcgtttataaaaaatatatataattcatccataattttttatattatatcaaaacaacctaatgaatatatattgtatcCACATTTAGATAATAGAAAAAgagaaaagaaaaaaaaagttatagACAATTCAAACACAGAATCAACAAAACTAACTacatcatcatcatcatccATAAGTTTGAAACAgacaaataaaaatataaaccctttttatattattaaatatatatttaaaaattatttattttatattgtttCTTTGATATTACCAATATATTATGGATTAAAGGTATATAACGATGCATTGTTAGGTTTGTGTGTTCATGGAGCTTTAAGATGGATAATCGAAATACATTCTacaaaaatttttaataaaacaGGAAAAATACATTCACaataa